One window of Nicotiana tomentosiformis chromosome 11, ASM39032v3, whole genome shotgun sequence genomic DNA carries:
- the LOC104099568 gene encoding uncharacterized protein isoform X1 — MPLFELIYIYGRLAVRSIARPVASGLRKGADMNPKFQQFIVQNAQRTQKDEKKVVDEVAQTLVFSTMAGSALVYYMRRSSEKKERLVEEALKKVPQKVHDRLQQMQEKVSQEVRNELLKELREELLKELREELRGGQDLKVGLHF; from the exons ATGCCGCTGTTTGAATTAA TTTATATTTATGGTCGCCTTGCGGTGAGGAGTATAGCAAGGCCTGTAGCTTCTGGCTTGAGAAAAGGTGCTGACATGAATCCCAAATTCCAACAATTCATTGTCCAAAATGCTCAG AGAACCCAAAAAGACGAGAAGAAAGTTGTAGATGAAGTCGCTCAAACTCTCGTTTTCTCGACG aTGGCAGGTAGCGCACTTGTCTATTACATGAGAAGAAGTTCAGAGAAAAAGGAAAGACTAGTGGAAGAAGCGCTGAAAAAGGTGCCGCAAAAAGTGCACGATCGGCTGCAACAGATGCAAGAAAAGGTGTCGCAAGAAGTGCGGAATGAGCTTCTCAAAGAGTTGCGGGAAGAACTTCTGAAAGAGCTGCGTGAAGAACTCAGAGGCGGACAGGATTTGAAGGTCGGATTGCACTTTTAG
- the LOC104099570 gene encoding callose synthase 3-like isoform X4 produces the protein MGLWITGFSCHLKASSAQHHLDHNTLSIHEAARSRRGKAKHSQWRNYDDLNEYFWSADCFRLGWPMRADADFFCLPVEELRAERNGCFPQLGTCEMWFGTLIIHYQFD, from the exons ATGGGTTTATGGATCACTGGCTTCTCTTGCCATCTCAAAGCCTCATCTGCCCAACACCACTTAGATCATAACACTCTTTCCATTCAT GAAGCTGCTAGGAGCAGAAGAGGAAAAGCAAAGCATTCCCAGTGGAGGAACTATGATGATTTAAATGAATACTTTTG GTCAGCGGACTGCTTCAGGTTAGGTTGGCCCATGCGCGCTGATGCTGATTTCTTTTGCCTCCCTGTGGAAGAACTTCGTGCTGAGAGAAATGGG TGTTTTCCGCAGCTTGGTACGTGCGAAATGTGGTTCGGAACTCTGATAATTCATTACCAG TTTGACTAA
- the LOC104099570 gene encoding callose synthase 3-like isoform X5: protein MGLWITGFSCHLKASSAQHHLDHNTLSIHEAARSRRGKAKHSQWRNYDDLNEYFWSADCFRLGWPMRADADFFCLPVEELRAERNGLGTCEMWFGTLIIHYQFD from the exons ATGGGTTTATGGATCACTGGCTTCTCTTGCCATCTCAAAGCCTCATCTGCCCAACACCACTTAGATCATAACACTCTTTCCATTCAT GAAGCTGCTAGGAGCAGAAGAGGAAAAGCAAAGCATTCCCAGTGGAGGAACTATGATGATTTAAATGAATACTTTTG GTCAGCGGACTGCTTCAGGTTAGGTTGGCCCATGCGCGCTGATGCTGATTTCTTTTGCCTCCCTGTGGAAGAACTTCGTGCTGAGAGAAATGGG CTTGGTACGTGCGAAATGTGGTTCGGAACTCTGATAATTCATTACCAG TTTGACTAA
- the LOC104099570 gene encoding uncharacterized protein isoform X1: protein MGLWITGFSCHLKASSAQHHLDHNTLSIHEAARSRRGKAKHSQWRNYDDLNEYFWSADCFRLGWPMRADADFFCLPVEELRAERNGVLWCCKLSHEMMNCALLIVYNVKNQDGNKIIGEPILDYIMKASCSLCNLETFLFASIRTDLLFLAVPFPRSWSLLPTKRL, encoded by the exons ATGGGTTTATGGATCACTGGCTTCTCTTGCCATCTCAAAGCCTCATCTGCCCAACACCACTTAGATCATAACACTCTTTCCATTCAT GAAGCTGCTAGGAGCAGAAGAGGAAAAGCAAAGCATTCCCAGTGGAGGAACTATGATGATTTAAATGAATACTTTTG GTCAGCGGACTGCTTCAGGTTAGGTTGGCCCATGCGCGCTGATGCTGATTTCTTTTGCCTCCCTGTGGAAGAACTTCGTGCTGAGAGAAATGGG GTGCTTTGGTGTTGTAAATTGAGTCATGAAATGATGAATTGTGCTCTGTTGATAGTATACAATGTCAAAAATCAAGACGGGAACAAGATCATCGGCGAACCAATCTTGGACTATATCATGAAGGCCAGCTGTAGTCTGTGCAATTTGGAAACTTTTCTATTTGCATCTATAAGGACCGATCTACTTTTTCTGGCTGTTCCATTTCCACGCTCTTGGTCTCTGTtgccaaccaagaggttgtga
- the LOC104099570 gene encoding callose synthase 3-like isoform X3, protein MGLWITGFSCHLKASSAQHHLDHNTLSIHEAARSRRGKAKHSQWRNYDDLNEYFWSADCFRLGWPMRADADFFCLPVEELRAERNGKAESRGCCATWISFCLSSWIKSE, encoded by the exons ATGGGTTTATGGATCACTGGCTTCTCTTGCCATCTCAAAGCCTCATCTGCCCAACACCACTTAGATCATAACACTCTTTCCATTCAT GAAGCTGCTAGGAGCAGAAGAGGAAAAGCAAAGCATTCCCAGTGGAGGAACTATGATGATTTAAATGAATACTTTTG GTCAGCGGACTGCTTCAGGTTAGGTTGGCCCATGCGCGCTGATGCTGATTTCTTTTGCCTCCCTGTGGAAGAACTTCGTGCTGAGAGAAATGGG AAAGCAGAGTCAAGAGGATGCTGTGCAACCTGGATTTCTTTCTGTCTCTCTTCCTGGATCAAGAGTGAGTAA
- the LOC104099570 gene encoding callose synthase 3-like isoform X2, producing MGLWITGFSCHLKASSAQHHLDHNTLSIHEAARSRRGKAKHSQWRNYDDLNEYFWSADCFRLGWPMRADADFFCLPVEELRAERNGSQEDAVQPGFLSVSLPGSRVSKHD from the exons ATGGGTTTATGGATCACTGGCTTCTCTTGCCATCTCAAAGCCTCATCTGCCCAACACCACTTAGATCATAACACTCTTTCCATTCAT GAAGCTGCTAGGAGCAGAAGAGGAAAAGCAAAGCATTCCCAGTGGAGGAACTATGATGATTTAAATGAATACTTTTG GTCAGCGGACTGCTTCAGGTTAGGTTGGCCCATGCGCGCTGATGCTGATTTCTTTTGCCTCCCTGTGGAAGAACTTCGTGCTGAGAGAAATGGG AGTCAAGAGGATGCTGTGCAACCTGGATTTCTTTCTGTCTCTCTTCCTGGATCAAGAGTGAGTAAGCATGATTGA
- the LOC104106672 gene encoding delta(12)-acyl-lipid-desaturase-like translates to MGAGGNMSVVTGKTGEKKNPLEKVPTSKPPFTVGDIKKAIPPHCFQRSLVRSFSYVVYDLILVSVFYYIAITYFHLLPSPYCYLAWPIYWICQGCVCTGIWVIAHECGHHAFSDYQWVDDTVGLILHSALMVPYFSWKYSHRRHHSNTGSLERDEVFVPKPKSQLGWYSKYLNNPPGRVMSLTVTLTLGWPLYLAFNVSGRHYDRFACHYDPYGPIYNDRERLQIFLSDAGVLGAGYLLYRIALVKGLAWLVCMYGVPLLIVNGFLVLITYLQHTHPSLPHYDSSEWDWLRGALATVDRDYGILNKVFHNITDTHVVHHLFSTMPHYNAVEATKAVKPLLGDYYQFDGTPVFKAMWREAKECIYVEKDEASQGKGVFWYKNKL, encoded by the coding sequence ATGGGAGCTGGTGGTAATATGTCTGTTGTAACCGGCAAGACTGGCGAAAAGAAGAATCCTCTTGAAAAGGTACCAACCTCAAAGCCACCTTTCACAGTTGGTGATATCAAGAAGGCCATCCCACCTCACTGCTTTCAGCGGTCTCTCGTTCGTTCATTCTCCTATGTTGTGTATGACCTTATACTGGTGTCCGTCTTCTACTACATTGCCATCACTTACTTCCACCTCCTCCCGTCCCCGTATTGCTACCTTGCATGGCCTATTTACTGGATTTGTCAGGGATGCGTTTGCACTGGTATTTGGGTCATTGCGCACGAATGTGGCCACCATGCCTTTAGTGACTACCAGTGGGTCGATGACACTGTCGGGCTTATCCTCCACTCTGCTCTGATGGTGCCTTACTTCTCTTGGAAATATAGTCATCGTCGCCACCACTCCAACACTGGCTCGCTCGAGCGTGATGAGGTCTTTGTGCCTAAGCCGAAATCACAACTCGGATGGTATTCGAAGTACTTGAACAATCCACCAGGCCGGGTTATGTCACTTACAGTCACCCTCACTCTTGGCTGGCCATTGTACTTGGCTTTCAATGTCTCTGGCCGACATTATGATCGCTTCGCATGTCATTATGACCCTTACGGCCCAATCTACAATGACCGCGAGAGGCTACAGATCTTCCTTTCTGATGCTGGAGTTCTTGGAGCAGGTTATCTGCTATATCGTATTGCTTTGGTAAAAGGGCTAGCTTGGCTTGTGTGTATGTATGGCGTACCCCTCCTAATCGTGAACGGCTTCCTTGTCTTGATCACTTACTTGCAGCACACTCACCCGTCATTGCCTCACTACGATTCATCCGAGTGGGATTGGCTAAGGGGAGCTTTGGCAACCGTCGACAGAGACTATGGCATTCTAAACAAGGTCTTCCACAACATCACCGATACTCACGTCGTGCACCATCTGTTCTCGACAATGCCACACTACAACGCGGTGGAGGCAACGAAGGCAGTCAAGCCATTACTCGGAGACTACTACCAATTTGATGGAACCCCAGTTTTCAAAGCAATGTGGAGAGAAGCTAAAGAGTGTATCTATGTGGAGAAAGATGAAGCATCTCAAGGCAAAGGTGTTTTCTGGTACAAAAACAAACTCTGA
- the LOC104106673 gene encoding uncharacterized protein — protein sequence MAAMNNMLMMLMVAAILFCSHQQVATAREVVVADDRNELQLLWPWEIPCYLTWPFPWPPPPPWPCPPPRPRPRPRPRPRPCPSPPPPPRPRPCPSPPPPPQPRPRPSPPPPPPPSPPPPAPSSSCSASDQAKVKKCMFNTPKIDECCPTFKSILGTSCPCYKYAEDLDNQVLITLEAYCDVDSPCKGVQVIKMSKEEEEEK from the exons ATGGCAGCCATGAACAATATGCTCATGATGTTAATGGTGGCTGCAATTTTGTTTTGTAGCCACCAACAAGTGGCCACGGCGAGAGAAGTGGTTGTGGCAGATGACAGGAATGAGTTACAACTGCTTTGGCCATGGGAAATTCCCTGTTATCTGACATGGCCATTTCCGTGGCCACCACCACCGCCATGGCCATGCCCTCCTCCACGACCACGTCCACGTCCACGTCCACGTCCACGACCATGCCCTAGCCCTCCTCCACCACCACGGCCACGACCATGCCCTAGCCCTCCTCCGCCACCACAACCACGACCACGACCATCTCCTCCACCACCTCCACCACCATCCCCACCCCCTCCCGCCCCGAGTTCGAGCTGCTCGGCTAGTGACCAAGCAAAGGTTAAGAAGTGCATGTTCAACACACCTAAAATTGATGAATGCTGCCCAACATTCAAGAGCATACTTGGAACTAGTTGCCCTTGCTATAAATATGCAGAGGATTTGGATAATCAAGTGTTAATCACTCTTGAAGCTTATTGTGATGTTGATAGCCCTTGCAAGGGTGTTCAA GTGATTAAGATGTccaaggaggaggaggaggaaaagtaa